Proteins encoded together in one Bacteroidota bacterium window:
- a CDS encoding glycosyltransferase family 2 protein, with the protein MTTAPYARVLIILVNWNGKAVTLECLDSLAQLTYPDVEIVVVDNASTDGSADEFRKHHPHVVLLEQKENLRFAGGNNVGIKYALEQQADLVCLLNNDTTVDKDFLNHLVFRIQSEAKIGMVAPKIYYHDDPARIWFAGGEISMWTGTMKHTGIREIDSGQYDTTREIDYASGCCILTKREVVEKIGMLDELYFMYGEDADWCTRARRAGYSVYFEPKARVWHKLSVASGGHLSFFKMKNKFISNFRFFLRYSTLPQKLVFPWMNLLVNGWAGVRYLLTARQ; encoded by the coding sequence GTGACTACCGCTCCGTACGCGCGTGTGCTGATTATTCTCGTTAACTGGAACGGCAAAGCCGTAACTCTCGAATGCCTCGATTCGCTTGCGCAACTCACGTATCCGGATGTCGAGATCGTTGTTGTCGATAACGCGTCAACCGACGGCTCTGCGGATGAGTTCAGGAAGCATCACCCGCATGTTGTTCTTCTTGAACAGAAAGAAAACCTCCGTTTCGCGGGCGGGAATAATGTCGGAATCAAGTACGCCCTTGAGCAACAGGCTGACCTGGTGTGTCTGCTGAACAACGATACGACGGTTGACAAGGATTTCCTGAACCATCTTGTCTTTCGCATTCAATCGGAGGCGAAGATCGGAATGGTTGCCCCGAAAATATACTACCACGACGATCCGGCGCGCATCTGGTTTGCCGGAGGAGAAATCTCGATGTGGACAGGGACGATGAAGCATACCGGCATTCGTGAAATTGACAGCGGACAGTATGATACAACGCGTGAAATTGACTACGCTTCAGGCTGCTGTATTCTAACAAAACGGGAGGTTGTTGAGAAGATCGGTATGCTGGACGAATTGTATTTCATGTACGGGGAGGATGCGGATTGGTGCACGCGCGCACGGCGGGCCGGCTATTCCGTCTACTTCGAGCCGAAGGCGAGAGTCTGGCACAAGCTCTCGGTTGCCAGCGGCGGCCATCTTTCGTTCTTTAAAATGAAGAATAAATTCATCAGCAACTTCCGGTTCTTTCTCCGCTACTCGACATTGCCGCAAAAGCTCGTCTTCCCGTGGATGAACCTGCTGGTGAACGGTTGGGCAGGAGTCCGGTATCTTCTTACAG
- a CDS encoding LamG domain-containing protein: protein MRTLYRIAGGIVFLALVASLSRVSASQGGDAVALTVRLVDGSQLAGTAIVTKLHFKTLYAMFDLELEMLEQIEMDTAGKFARVRLTNGDVLQGEFTARSLDIETILGKLTIRFEHIASIVVSPANIHQGLVAHYSFEGVSGDRVPDKSSSGHDAFMRGSGITRADLPGFFEFSGTDGYIESPDSPGLNMPAGMSILFWMSPASWGTGKSNGIVSKKQSDRTPGYVVYNDGYLPRKLNLRIEGDAGSATMLHSHADVDAGRMQHWAVTYDAEKRMVRWYKNGNPDTLYASVSVGDMTNAVQLHVGHAQTWGGCFHGSLGNVMIFNKALSAAEVKMICDVQRPVK from the coding sequence ATGCGGACATTGTACCGGATAGCAGGCGGAATTGTCTTTCTTGCTTTAGTGGCCTCCCTTTCACGCGTTAGTGCCTCTCAAGGGGGAGATGCAGTGGCGCTGACGGTACGCCTTGTTGATGGATCACAACTTGCCGGTACCGCGATTGTGACGAAATTGCATTTCAAAACATTGTATGCGATGTTCGACCTTGAACTTGAAATGCTTGAGCAGATTGAGATGGATACAGCGGGAAAGTTTGCACGTGTCCGGCTCACAAACGGCGATGTGCTGCAAGGCGAGTTCACCGCCCGATCACTTGACATCGAGACTATTCTCGGGAAACTGACCATCCGGTTCGAACATATTGCATCAATTGTAGTCAGCCCCGCAAACATTCATCAAGGTCTTGTAGCGCATTATTCGTTCGAAGGCGTTTCCGGCGATCGTGTCCCCGACAAAAGCAGCAGCGGACACGACGCCTTCATGCGCGGCTCCGGCATAACCCGGGCTGATCTTCCCGGCTTCTTCGAGTTCAGCGGTACTGACGGGTACATTGAGTCCCCCGACTCTCCCGGTCTGAACATGCCAGCGGGGATGTCGATTCTTTTCTGGATGAGTCCGGCGTCATGGGGAACAGGGAAGAGCAATGGCATCGTGAGCAAAAAGCAATCCGATCGCACACCCGGCTACGTTGTTTACAACGACGGGTATCTTCCACGTAAACTGAATTTACGCATCGAGGGAGATGCGGGTTCCGCCACTATGCTCCACTCTCACGCCGACGTGGATGCAGGGAGAATGCAGCATTGGGCAGTTACATACGACGCCGAGAAGCGTATGGTTCGGTGGTATAAAAACGGCAATCCGGACACATTATATGCCTCCGTGAGCGTCGGAGATATGACTAACGCAGTGCAGCTGCATGTCGGTCACGCACAAACTTGGGGCGGGTGCTTTCACGGAAGCCTCGGGAATGTGATGATCTTCAACAAGGCACTTTCTGCCGCAGAGGTGAAAATGATCTGTGACGTACAGAGGCCCGTGAAGTGA
- a CDS encoding class I SAM-dependent methyltransferase, whose protein sequence is MHEQTRKYWQYEYDVAAKYMIPLLEHWGSPVKGASVIDVGCGEGGGLCAMYDAGAVPCCGFDVEVGRIDAANELKEHRNIPLAIGNLYEDELPFSTFQYDLVILHDVFEHLDNKDQVMKKLAAYSKPTGNIMITFPPYYSAYGAHQQLLNTSWAKLPFFHLLPFAMTQVIPRLKGEEQYFLDEVRKLGRLKMGMKKFEAIVERNGLTVSGKQAYLISPNHIRFGLKPIPAGQVAEIPVIGEVVCTGVVYLLSKTQE, encoded by the coding sequence ATGCACGAACAAACCCGAAAATACTGGCAGTACGAATATGATGTAGCGGCGAAGTACATGATTCCGCTGCTCGAACACTGGGGTTCGCCGGTGAAGGGGGCCTCCGTTATTGACGTTGGTTGCGGCGAAGGAGGCGGACTTTGCGCAATGTACGACGCTGGCGCCGTTCCCTGTTGCGGCTTCGATGTTGAGGTCGGACGTATAGATGCGGCCAACGAGCTAAAAGAACATCGCAACATTCCCCTTGCCATCGGTAACCTGTACGAGGATGAGCTGCCGTTCAGTACATTTCAGTACGACCTTGTTATCCTGCACGACGTGTTCGAGCATCTCGACAACAAGGATCAGGTGATGAAGAAGCTTGCAGCATACTCAAAACCGACGGGCAACATCATGATCACGTTTCCGCCGTACTATTCGGCGTACGGCGCGCATCAGCAACTGCTGAACACCTCGTGGGCGAAGTTGCCGTTCTTCCATCTTCTTCCGTTTGCCATGACGCAGGTTATCCCCCGTTTGAAAGGCGAGGAACAGTATTTTCTGGATGAGGTCAGGAAACTCGGCAGACTCAAGATGGGTATGAAGAAGTTCGAAGCAATCGTTGAACGCAACGGATTAACGGTATCCGGCAAGCAGGCGTATCTTATCAGCCCGAATCACATCCGGTTCGGGTTGAAGCCCATTCCCGCAGGTCAAGTTGCGGAGATTCCCGTGATAGGCGAAGTGGTCTGTACCGGAGTTGTCTATTTGTTATCCAAGACACAGGAGTAG